gttctctttaggttataaaaaaatgccaataaataacctgcagggaacgttctgggaacgttctctttaggttataaaaaattgccaataaataaccttgagggaacgttcccagaacgttctctttaggttataaaaaaatgccaataaataacctgcagggaacgttctgggaacgttctctttaggttataaaaaaatgccaataaataacctgcagggaacgttctgggaacgttctctttaggttataaaaaattgccaataaataaccttgagggaacgttcccagaacgctctctttaggttataaaaaaatgccaataaataacctgaagggaacgttcccagaacgttctctttAGGGTACTAAAAAATAACCAACAGAgaacgttcccagaacgttcttaTTTGGTTCCCCCAAAAAAAGTTATATGAATCATTTACATTCAACAGCCCGTCGATAAAAATAtccatacataaaataaacataatacaaaAGCAAGTCACCATGCTTCCCATTCGTTATCTTGTTTTTTGTTACAAGAGGTGCATCAAATTAATATAACTCAATCTCtctgaattttgaaaaaaagctTTTACATTTGAATACCTTACATTTACGGATAAACAACAAATTAAGCTGCGAAGAAATATAAATTTTCATCTTGCTTCTCGAAACTGAcacataacacattttttatgaatactttttttttttataaaactcaatatgaaatatacaatgaCCTGACAAATGTCCCGAGACAGTTTTGTTCCGTTTTATTGTCGTATTTAATTATCACCAACATTGTATTTGATAGAAGAACACGATGTCCGTCAGTACTTCTTGCATCACGTGACAAAAAATATAGCCAATCAGTGCACACCTCAGCGTTCCGGAAACGATCGGATTAACAACAGTACTCGAGTTTTCCTTTCTAGTTCGGTTGTATTTCTGTGCTTGGACTACCTGCCCCGCTAATCATTTGTTTTCTAGACGATCTCCAACCGGGGGAAGACAGACACAACTCTGACAGGTACACAAGAGCGTTTCTTGACCATGCATCGTCATAAATGAATAACAATTCtgagacattacatttgcttctTTATATAAACGCACATATTACGGCGCTGTTATCAGTTAAATAACTGTTTATATGGTTCAGGAAGGTGATGGAGAACTAGCCGGCTAACATTAGCCGTGGCCGTGATAAATGCTTAgcgctgtcagtgtctttaactGTTGGTGTTGACAGATAAATGGCCGGCTGGGCCTGGTCTTCTTCAATTTAGTTATCATATTGACGATTACTAATCTCATGTGCACTAACCATGCACTAACCTTCATCCACACGCTGAGACAGTGGCCCAAGGATAGACATGCTGTGTGTGCAGGAATTGTAAACATTGTCATATATTTGGGTTGCAGATCTGATTGTATGTGGTGTGGCATTGCGATGAGCACCTGTCATCTTCTGTTtctgaacattttatttcattggaGTCGGACATTTTAACTCGTTCGGCTTTTAGTGGATTGGGGTTCATTATTCATCCCTCACTCTCCTGTTGCTTAAATAAAGCATAACTAACATGTTTTTCGTCAGCACCGTAATGAGtgtttttttagatttataaaaaCACGAATTGTGCATGTCTCTCAGACTTTTTAATTGCTCTTATGTCAATGGTTTATGACAGgatgcattaataaaacattttgaattgtgTTTTTGTGACTACATGATGCACCATTTGATGCACCTGATTATTTGAACCTGCAGGCGGTTTAGAGTTTGAATATGGTTACCATAACCCTTGTGGCATTTCCTTCATATGTTTTCAAAGTAAACTGTGTTTTTGTCTTATTCAGGGCTGAAACAGGTTGTGTCGAGTCATGGCATTCAGTAAAGGTTATCGTATTTATCATAAACTGGATCCCCCTCCGTACAGTGTGATTGTGGAGACCAGAAATCGAGAGGAATGCCTGATGTTCGAGACTGGAGCCGTTGCTGTACTGTGTAAGacttattttttatacattttaaatatgaaaaaagtgtCAAACcagtcattttattgaaatattattgaatCAAAAAGTTTTCCCCCTATTGATTCCCATGATCTCCCAgataaaagagaaacaaaatggCTTAAATATTGTCTATTTGCATACAATACAGCTTTGGAGTCTATAAATATggcaagtgttttttatttatttattaagttaatgttttaatgtcaTCCACAGCGGCGGCAGAGAAAGAGACCATCAAAACAGCGTACACTAAGATGCTGGATGCTTATGGGATCCTGGGAGTTCTTCGTCTTAACCTTGGTACAGTTTCTCagcttctgttttattttatttgacttgcTGGTTGTGTTTGTCATCACGACAAAtacaaatcaagtcaagtcaagtcgtcacttttattgcaaaaacaattAACATATAACCAAACAGACTTCCAGCAGGTGAAAATAtgcaatatgcacatacatatagtCAGTACACACAGTGTACTATTAGACTTACTTACAGTTAACAATACACATTATACacaatatttacatgcatacagTTAGCACTACACATTATGTAAACgtatatacacataaaaatatgCTAAGGTGCAACAGAGTGTACGTGAACTGGATACAGAAATGTCATGGATGTGCATTGGATGATATCCAGTGGTAATGGGCAGattattgtattaaatgcagTGTGTATGTATAGTCCAGTGTTGAACTGTTAAAGTAAAAGTGCAGTCTGTGGCATATTATATTGTGGGTGTATGCTGTAGGGTGCTGTAGGGTGTAAATCCACCCTGTCGACAGATTTAAATTCTTTTTGAAGATAAGTGGAGCAGAAATAGTACCAAAACACTAAAATTCACAGCAAaacaaaaattctgaaaattaaaCGCATAACATATTATCAAGCAGTTGTTATACAAATACAGTCAGTAATTACAATGTAATTACAAGATCACCCATTATTTGAGTTTGTAAGTGTATTTAATATTTCACTGTCATATTTTAAGTTCTTCGAAAACAGCATAGACATAGAGACTTGTCCACCTCAATATTCAAGTAAGGTATCTATGCATATATGTTTTTCAATGGCCAATTGTTAAAGATGTGGTTGCAAAACTTGCATAAGCTACAAACTCTGAATCctcttctctcttcttctgtAGGGGATTCTATGCTGCACAGCCTGGTGGTCGTCACAGGCTGCAGTTCAGTGGGGAAAGTCCAGGATTCAGAAGTTTTTCGAGTAACGGGCACTGACTTCGTCTCTCTGAAAAACGACCCCTCGGATGAGGACCGCATCGCTGATGTCAGGAAAGTCTTAAACTCGGGGAACTTCTATTTCGCCTGGTCCTCCACCGGAGTGAGTCTGGACCTCAGCTTGAACGCGCACCGCAGAATCAGAGAAGACATATCTGACAATCGTTTTTTCTGGTAGGTATTTTTCAAATTGTGACCCCAAAGGACATTTTGTTTCAGTGTTGAaagattttttcatttaatataaatacagttttattcaaaacatttacTTATAGTGACATTATATGTCCAAAATGTTTCCAACAAAATCTCACTTACTCAGACTGTTGAACTGTTGAAGTTGATGATAAATGGATGTAATGGTTATGTAATAATGTAATGGCTTCACAGGAATCAGTCCCTCCATCTCCATCTCAAGCATTATGGGGTGAACTGTGATGACTGGCTGCTGAGGTTGATGTGTGGCGGAGTGGAGATCCGCACCATCTACGCTGGCCACAAGCAGGCCAAAGCTTGCGTGATCTCTCGGCTCAGCTCAGAGAGAGCAGGCACACGTTTTAATGTCCGAGGCACAAATGACGATGGCCAGGTGGCCAACTTTGTGGAGACTGAGCAGGTACGCCAGCAATATGAGTCACCTGCCAAGTCACCTCTGAACTCACTTCCTTAACCCTTCGGTGGTCTTTAGTCATTTTAaacttgtttagatttttttttttacttaactagAATGGTTCAGACTCAGTGACTTTTACAACCACATGGCACCAATCTGCCTTTGCTCTGTTTTTAACCTAAACACTGTATTAACtgaaaatatgagaaaatattttttttctaatatttgtattattttatacagaaaTAAAAGGTGCTTAATTTACAGGTAAATATGGTCTGGAACCATGAAATCCccacaaaatgcaacatattaaagaaagaaaattattgaAACAAAACATAGTACCTCATTAAAAAAGTTAAGCTTATTGTTTTCGCTCCACTGAAGATGACAAGTGTGACTTATACCAGAGATATACCAGAGGGTTAAATGTCATATATGGTATGCCAAGGCTAAGattgagtttttatttatattcccTACAGGTTGTTTTCCTTGATGACAAAGTATCTTCCTTCATTCAGATACGAGGGTCAATACCCCTTTTCTGGGAGCAGCCGGGAATTCAGGTACAGTAAAGCCTTGTATCAATATGATGTATGCTTGTATTCAAATCACACTGAggaaaaatatttgcattgcGCTCCACTGAATTGAGCTTCCTGGAGTTCCAAGCCCCTGCTGTCTCATCATAATGAATGTATTCTTTTGTGTTTCCACTTCATCACAAGTGGCCAGTGCTGACCCCCTTTATTCATATTATCAGAAACACTCTTTTAAGGGGATTATGTTGCAGCTGAATCAAAGTCGAGAGGCGAAAGGACAGCATGGAAACCAACAGCTGGTAGATCGAAGCTTTAGTTTTGTCTGGTGGATGATCTGTTCTTCACTGCAAAGAGTTTGTGCAATGTCAGCCGGTGAAAGCTGCATCTAAACCGACCGTGATTCATTTTGGAAAGGATCCAGATTCTGATAAATCTACTGGCGTCTTGTGAAATCGAGATAAGATGCCAGCAAGCAGGTCTGGAAATGCCTGTGTCTTTCCTCTGACATTGCATAGACATTATCATTGTTGCTTTTAGTGGGAAGCTGGTGAGGTGACCCTTCTTGAGCTGTTTTTCAAAGCTTTGCACAACACCTGAATGAAAGGTATTCTGTGTCACTTCAGGCCATAGTGGTATTGGTTAAGGGATTCCATTGTCTTCAGTGCAAAGCTAAATAAAGGAAGTAGAATCACCACAGGATATTTGATTTGCTCCCAGAAAGCTCAAGGTAATGTGAGCTGGTCTTGGCTGCCTTTCCGTATGTCTGAAATATTAATGGCACCTGCAGAGACTGAGGACTGAGTCTAAATAAAGCAGAAATGTCCAACAGCTCTAAACATGAGATCTTCATCCTTTTTGAATTCAAGTCCCCCTTGTTGCAAATAGAGGCAAAACAGGCACCATCTTtatacatactgataaaaaataacaagttgacatatttaaatgtattgcaaatgtaaatacattgcattaaataagtaataatgattttttttttcattcatttttgtattaattggaaataaagttgaaaataaGTTAAAGGTGAAGTCCTTAAAGAAAAGAAagctaaacttaaaaataaattcagttcagttcaaaattactaaaataaaaatatttttttaaatagtgactaataataaaaaaattataataatcaaatatttaattactggctatttatatttttgtatgaataataatactaaaaataaatagattttaaacatTGGCAGACCATCTACAGTGCCCCTTGTTGAAGACCCTTGAtgtaaaatgttgaataaattgGGTTCAAAGGGTTAACTATATCAGTGACCGGGTTATATGAGACTGCAGGAAATGAGAAGCCAGTCATAGCCTAGAAATGGGAAAGGCCTCTGTATAGATTACTATTGTGGTTGTAGGCGGGAACGTTATACATTATATTGAAGGATGTGAGCGTGGTCAAAAGTAACATCAATCGAAAACCATTATTATAAAGGAGCTTCCTGCAACTATTAAAAACTGCAGCTGAAATTCTATGAAGAGCACAAATCATGACTGTCCAGCCAGGATTCATGTGTTTCCTGGGATGAACGGTATCTCTGATAGATCTTCAGGCTTCAGTGAACTTGTGAAATCATTACAGATGGTTCCGCTATCTCATTCTGcgcaaatgttttttgtttctcaAATGCAGCTCAACTCCGCAGGCAGGCCAGGCCTGTGTGGTCTTTCTCTTGCTGCCTCTCTCATCTTCCTTTCCTTCTGCCaccttaatttccttttgcatcaAATAGGAAACAACTCAACTCAcaattcttcttttctttttttcttttttttctctttccacaAAGGTCGGATCTCATCGTGTTAAGCTGTCTCGTGGTTTTGAAGCAAACGCACCGGCTTTTGAGAGGTAATTAGGGTTCAGCTGGTCTTTGATGATGCTTGCTCTAGTATCCAGCTGTTCTGGCTCTGGCCCAAGTGTTAGTGCATGATGAAAGCAATCCAGCAGATATTTGCACTGTGTATGGGCCCTGCTTCAAACAGTCCTGTTATTTAACACGGTCTGGATGGGCAAACTCAGACATGTCTAAGGATGTATTTTCAGCTAGTCGCTGGGTAATTAAGGTCCACCAGAGCCCGATTTCATAGATGGCAATTACGCACAGAACAGCTGGATTAAATGCAACAGGGAGTCTGGAGGCATCATTTAAAagctaaacatttttaacttaGCTTATTGCGGTCTTATAAATGCAAACTGCTCGTGGTGTCTTAAAAAATCAGCACTGATGACGTGATATGTTGAAAATGCAGTGTAAGATGTCCAGCCCCATGTAAACGCAACTCTAAACCCATTATCTGTAAATAATCATTtgaccataaaaaaaatcttaaaataatggACCCAGTTTGTATTAAGTGTCTTTAACTAATATGTACTAATAATTGAATTAATCATGATCATTAATCATGCAATGCATGTTATTACCTTGTACTTATATAAAGAATTACTggttgtaattacatctgtaattttTGTAGTTATATTTCTAACTATAAACCCTTTCTcgcacccctaaacctaactatACCATTATTGTATCCCACCTTAATAACAGCAAAAGACATGAACACAACATTTTGATATAATAACATGGTAGTTAAAGGCACCTAAAATAAATTtactaaagtactaaaattactaaaactattaaaaaaaaagggaagTTAAAAAAagctacaaatatatatatattttttaaatttagaaattGGTTGCTGGATGTTTGCAAATGTgtgttttacaaataattttgttGAATTGACACtaaaatattatcatttaaattttttttttacatttatttacccaatattaaaatactttcaaaaaaaatcagacacattttttttatattatttttaagttatttatattatttaaaattctacAAGAAAACTCACAGATTTAAGTGAGTTAATAACCCCATGATCTTGTCAGTGTCACTAAAGACATACTCTTTCAGGGAACTTCATCAATAATAAAtctttgtatgattttttttatttttttttagggaaagataatgtttattaaaatgctaaaatctgCTTTAAGGATCCTGAAAATGTGGGAGGGTTTATTCTTATCCAGCCTTGGCTTCTCACACTGAGCATGATGGACATTCTTTATTCATCATGAGTCACTGCTCTGTTCCCTGGAGTGCTGAGTCAGGTCGTGATGAGGGGAAGTAGATGCAGACAACACAATCGTGAGGCTTTCATTGCTCCCACTCCATCCTTAATGATCTATTGATCACTTATTTTCCTTGGCTTCCTTTGTTTTAAATCACCTTTGATTTTTCTTGAAGCGTTGGATCACAGGATTggataaacatgttttatttattctttttcgattagattaatgtatttaaatgtgcatgAACCCCTGTGTGATGTTTCCTGTCCAGACACGTTAGTGCTCTGAGGAAGCTGTATGGCAGACAGGTGATCATCAACCTGCTGGGTATGAAGGAGGGGGAAAACATGCTCAGCAAAGCATTCCAGGTGATTGTTGTTAAGCAAATATTCGGGTTGGTCAGGCTGCAATGCATAATTTGAGATGTCTTTCAATACTCAAGTATGACAGAACCATAGAGCAGTTGTTTCGCTTTCTTTACTGTATAAAGACTATCTTTGTCTTCGCCTACAGAGTCACCTGAAAGCCTCAGAGCATGCGAATGCTGTGAGAATGTTGAACTTTGACTATCATCAGATGGTTAAAGGCGGGAAGACTGACAAGCTCAACACTGTCCTGAAACCTCAGATCAGCAAGTTTCTGGAGGAATGTGGTTTCTTCTACTACTCGGAGGAGGCCGGCATTCAGAGGTgagtagtgttgggcgatatggacATTTTTTCATATTATCCTGCATGCATGGGTGAGGGCAAGAGAGAGGCTCTCTGTACTTATAGTGGTGTTTTAAACCACGTGGCTATTAAATAcaacaaacacattaaatataaaagtatttaaaacaggtaagttcatatatttgcaGTAAAGTTCAGTTGGATGGATACATCAGTCTTACAGCGCTCCGGACCGCGCACAGCCACAGAGACAAGAATGAGAGAATGAATgactgtaaataaacaaataatgtgtCTTCACTAATAATACAAGTGCTCTCTACCACTCCAAAACCCTGTATGCCACAAACACCATCAATCCAGCTCATTGTTCTAATGACATGtttttatacagcccacatagcTCGACAGCAGTTACAGCAGCAgtaatccacctgtcactcaaatggccacgcccttaattatgcagaactttaaggttTGAGGTAATTTCAACGGATggggtatataaaaaaaaaatcacccccttcACAGTTGTTATCAAGGGCAAAAATAGCTATATAGGCCAAAATcatttttgaaccaggctgtaaacttttttttttttttttttttgctgtaaattgggcattttaacatggggggtCTATGGGATTAattcccttttgcagccagcctttAGCGGCCAGTTgacgaattacagtttaagtcacttccgtaTGGGCTTCACCAGacagagcgggaggttgccgcttggtATATATTGGTATACTGGGGAAGTCGtgggcctaatggttagagcgttggactcccaatcgaagggttgtgagttcgagtctcgggccggacggaattgtgggtgggggtagtgcatgaacagctctctttccaccttcaataccacgacttaggtgcccttgagcaaggcatcgaacccccaactgctccccgggcgccgcagcataaatggctgcccactgctccgggtgtgtgctcacagtgtgtgtgtatgtgttcactgctctgtgtgtgtgcatttcggatgggttaaatgcagagcacaaattctgagtatggatcaccatacttggctgaatgtcactttcactttcactttcactttttactgtacattgagaaataatcacattttgttgctttgtagTCTGAAATGAAGATAGACAAAGTTTTGAATGTAGTACAATTTACTGAACCTATTTATGAatcagtttatttaataaaaaatacattgtaaaaatgttttaattccttacatttaataAGTAATTGGCTTATGCTGATGATAATAATCACAAAGTGACCAAAACTAGTTCATGAAATTGTCTCCCACAATTTTGTTCACTGCAGATGTCAAACTGGGACTATTCGTTCCAATTGTTTAGACTGCTTGGACCGAACAAACAGCGTCCAGGCCTTCATTGCACTTGAGGTGTGTTTGTAACACAGTTGTTTTCcaactacagtaaaaaaaaattctaataccTCTTACGTAATATGTCTCTGTTGCTCAGATGCTTCCAAAACAGTTGAAAGACATGGGTCTGACTGAGAAGCCTCAGCTGGTGGCACGCTTTCAGGAGGTTTTCCGCTCCATGTGGTCCATCAATGGAGACTCGGTCAGCAAGATCTACGCAGGCACTGGTGCCCTGGATGGCAAGGCTAAGGTACGTGTCAGCTTGtaaaacacatacaaacaatAAAGCACAAAAAGGCAGTAGAGAGCTGAAAATGAGAGGTTCTGACCATCTTTACCCAGTAAGTTAACGATTGTCTTAACTCTTATATCTGCTGTTTTTCTTGCTTTCCTATGGCTGTTCCTCTGCCTTTGTGGTAAGTTGACACTAGCTAGTTGTATCGATTCAAGTTTTGATGCTCTATTTATCTTAGTCTGCTGTTTTGTGTTGGTTCATGTTAGTAGAGAAAGATTACTGTAGGGCTGTGCTCTCAACTTTAATTCGGTTTCTTTACAGACTGTTATAAAGGCCTGTAAACTCTCTCTCAGCTAGGCCTCAAACACCAAGCCTCATTTAGCTGGCTGCAaagaaatattattagtattgcTGTCATGTCCCTTTGAATACATGAAtgtttcctttgttttgtttttttatttttgatagtttTGTTGTTCCCGACTGTAACTATTTTATATGAacagtttggttttgttttttctttctgtaggGTGGAAAGCTAAAAGACGGCGCTCGCTCAGTCACCAGAACCATTCAGAACAACTTCTTTGACAGCTCTAAACAGGAAGCCATTGACATCCTGAGACTGGGCAGCACCCTGAACAGTGACCTGGCAGATAAGGCACGAGCCCTCCTCACAACCGGCAGCCTGTACGGTATGATTTACACCACCACAATCCAGAGTCAGAAATCAACCAGGGCAATGATAATATTagtcaaatcaaatataaatatagtattagtgtgattttcttaatataaatatattgtaaatacattGCCCATGAAGGAATACATATAAAATACCTAGCAAATGCATATTAAACTATACCGATTTTACTGACTTCAGGACTTCAGGTATTGATGATTTCAAACAAGATTTCCACCTTTGGTATCTTGTTTTTGTGGTTACGGTTTTAATGTGATCAGTCTGCTGTAGTGGACTGATTTCATCCTGTGGATCTGAATGCATTTCATTATGCTAGCGTGCTAATCTATGGCTCCCGGCAGCTTTGGGTGTGAGATTAGTGTTGAACAAGAGGACTAATGCTGTTATCTGTCTTAACGGCTAACttgaacctctctctctctttttctttctttttctccttaatgcttacaatgttagtCACTGAGCCCATTTTACAGTCAGGTACAGTATACATATACCAGCAATAAATCTATAAATGTTTATGGTTCCCTGTATCATAAACTCACTGTTTATTTTGGCGCCTCTGACATTGtacagtgtgttttttttgttgtttttttgctgtgTAGTCATTTTAAATGTGTCCTATCTTATTGTCCAACTTTCAAGGACAGATTTTCATCTTTTTGGTGTGTTTGGGCGATGTCATATGCTCTGCATTTTCTTTTCGTGTACTCTGGCcaaaatatgatattattatCATTGATCATCTGGATTTGGTTTTTGATAAATGTCTCATGCTTTCTGTTTTTAGCCTCTCCCAGAGTGCTTCTGGGCATGTGTCAGAACCACTTCAAGTACACACGTCCCAAGAAGATCAGAGTGTGTGTGGGTACATGGAACGTGAACGGGGGCAAGCAGTTCCGCAGTATTGCGTTTCGTAACCACACGCTCAATGACTGGCTCCTGGATGCCCCTAAGAAGGCCGGCCACCCAGAATTCCAGGGTATGTGTTGATGCAAAGACAATGCAAATGATACTTTGAAAGTAAATGAGGTTGCTTTGTTTTATTATCAGTCAGTGACTAATAAAACTAGTGCAAATACTTAAGTGGCTTAAATGTATCAGAGTCCAAGATCACCGTTTTGTCATGCAGATGGAAAATCTAACCCAGTGGACATCTTTGCTATTGGCTTTGAGGAAATGGTAGAGCTGAATGCTGGAAATATCGTCAGCGCAAGGTAAGAAGTAACTTGACGTTAGAGATTTTGAAGTTCACTGGACTGTAGTTAAATAGTAAGCAGAAGCAAAACTTCCTTTGGTTAGTGCCAGTAGTTGTGATGTGCTACCCAGTTCACTTTTCTTTCAATCAGTATTTGGGTCTGAATTCGTGAGAACTATTTAACTTCTCTTTCCTCCCTATTAGCACCACTAATCAGAAGCTGTGGGCTGCAGAACTGCAGAAGAACATCTCACGAGAGCACAAATACGTGCTGCTGGCCTCAGAGCAGCTGGTGGGTGTGTGTCTGTTCGTCTTCATACGTCCTCAGCATGCACCATTCATCAGGTATTCTCACACACTTGACTTCATTTTGTGCTTGACAAATCAATCTAGTTTCAGATGTTTAAAAGGATTAGAAATTATTCTAAGATCTCATATTGTGAGTTTTCCTCACATAGGGACGTTGCTGTGGACACAGTGAAGACTGGGATGGGTGGAGCCACTGGTAATAAAGGGGGTGTGGCTATTCGCATGCTCTTTCACACCACCAGCATCTGCTTTGTGTGCTCTCACTTTGCTGCCGGCCAGTCACAGGTCAAAGAGAGGAACGACGACTACAATGAAATTGCACGCAAACTGTCCTTCCCCATGGTAATTCATTTGTGTTTCCTAAAATATCTGTTACTTCTGTTCCACTTATGAACACCTTCTTCTTTTAATTGTTATGTATTACTGATTGTAATGTATTCgtgttatttaaatacattataataaatgttagatgtaatatgtgtgtgtgtgtgtgtgtgtatataatttttttttttttttataataataataatgttataaacttataatacatattaatatatagtatttatatttattattgatgcaaataatagaaaacatattaaaaatactattcttaaataagattttttttatttattagggcCGTCTCCTGTACTCCCATGATTATGTATTCTGGTGTGGAGACTTCAATTACCGAATAAATATTCCCAATGAAGAGACAAAGGAACTGATCAGACAGGAGAAGTGGGATGCACTGATTGCTGGAGATCAGCTGCTGGAGCAGAAGAATGCTGGACAGGTACATTAGGGAAAAATCTgtggaattttgttttgtttttttgtcactcTATTAAACGATTTCTCCATTTTATTCACATTTCAGATTTTTAGGGGCTTTATTGAAGGGAAGCTGGATTTTGCGCCCACTTATAAATATGACCTGTTTTCGGAGGACTACGACACCAGTGAGAAGTGCCGCACACCAGCCTGGACTGACCGTGTGTTGTGGAAGAGAAGGAAGTGGAACTTTGATAAAACTGGTaagaattatattaataaaatatcctCACCCACCAACCAAACTTCA
Above is a window of Carassius auratus strain Wakin chromosome 35, ASM336829v1, whole genome shotgun sequence DNA encoding:
- the LOC113054317 gene encoding synaptojanin-1-like isoform X10, which codes for MAFSKGYRIYHKLDPPPYSVIVETRNREECLMFETGAVAVLSAAEKETIKTAYTKMLDAYGILGVLRLNLGDSMLHSLVVVTGCSSVGKVQDSEVFRVTGTDFVSLKNDPSDEDRIADVRKVLNSGNFYFAWSSTGVSLDLSLNAHRRIREDISDNRFFWNQSLHLHLKHYGVNCDDWLLRLMCGGVEIRTIYAGHKQAKACVISRLSSERAGTRFNVRGTNDDGQVANFVETEQVVFLDDKVSSFIQIRGSIPLFWEQPGIQKHSFKGIMLQLNQSREAKGQHGNQQLVGSHRVKLSRGFEANAPAFERHVSALRKLYGRQVIINLLGMKEGENMLSKAFQSHLKASEHANAVRMLNFDYHQMVKGGKTDKLNTVLKPQISKFLEECGFFYYSEEAGIQRCQTGTIRSNCLDCLDRTNSVQAFIALEMLPKQLKDMGLTEKPQLVARFQEVFRSMWSINGDSVSKIYAGTGALDGKAKGGKLKDGARSVTRTIQNNFFDSSKQEAIDILRLGSTLNSDLADKARALLTTGSLYVTEPILQSASPRVLLGMCQNHFKYTRPKKIRVCVGTWNVNGGKQFRSIAFRNHTLNDWLLDAPKKAGHPEFQDGKSNPVDIFAIGFEEMVELNAGNIVSASTTNQKLWAAELQKNISREHKYVLLASEQLVGVCLFVFIRPQHAPFIRDVAVDTVKTGMGGATGNKGGVAIRMLFHTTSICFVCSHFAAGQSQVKERNDDYNEIARKLSFPMGRLLYSHDYVFWCGDFNYRINIPNEETKELIRQEKWDALIAGDQLLEQKNAGQIFRGFIEGKLDFAPTYKYDLFSEDYDTSEKCRTPAWTDRVLWKRRKWNFDKTAEELELNVVGASVNEEDQYPWSPGELKYYGRAELKTSDHRPVVAIMDVDILEVDPEARHQVYKEVIALQGPPDGTILVSLCTSGPDDYFDDALIDDLLDKFANFGEVILIRFVEEKMWVTFLEGYSALAALSLSGSTVDGKTIDIRLRSPGWIKSLEEEMSVERICGSIPTSTSSTLLAENSDIGEEYDMEGDVDEEVEDILPQHLQPGAGMDLGASPATSPHTSPCPSPTHGEPVAPIRPSRAPPRTAGPPLGSPVDGQPAGAPSSQILDPKRPPPPRPNAPPPRPAPPQRPPPPSGQKSPALARADAAGRGQATGSAPGGASRPIPPRAGVISVPPQARPPPAHPGAPRPIAEGHPGAPRPSPDNHPGAPRHIPEPQRKPSELPLGPTPTLPSPMRPQMISPMQPQCVSPMQPPVQVQLPPPIQSQLPPPMQPTFPVSLVPQPAPQESTGAAAAPQPGLASPKPPPRSRSSHALPPESAPAPTSQEQPSG